In Gemmata obscuriglobus, a single genomic region encodes these proteins:
- a CDS encoding CHAT domain-containing protein has product MSEKVKILFLAANPSDLTQLQLDEEIRAIQGKIRSADFSSNFDLVSRWGVRPSDLIQAFNEVRPHIVHFSGHGSRTAELALKSDDGTTKPVTAAALVSLFRSAGSSVQLVVLNACHSDAQAHALSREVECTIGMNAEIGDNAAIAFASRFYGSLAFGLSVGQAFEQGKTELMLEGIPEEDTPVLLCRPDATPHTIAFVNRVPVNPLLPPLAWEILQHAIDGNGPVQLSEYDGGVVAMAAGTPFDSGFDTQQAALIRDSIRLLLQCRWLERSDRELLHVTAEGFEAIRKRAGAQSPSFLKIKEQMPALFAEMKKDLESKEGKFVREFFVMSRRHALGGSDKPRFVYYEEDHSNLRGQIDILENQGYLTDVTPKNVPIYRMSEELVRLVLKFG; this is encoded by the coding sequence ATGTCAGAAAAAGTCAAAATACTCTTCCTAGCAGCAAATCCGTCGGACCTGACACAGTTGCAGCTGGACGAAGAAATTAGAGCAATTCAGGGCAAAATCCGATCTGCTGACTTCAGCAGTAACTTCGACCTTGTCTCACGCTGGGGGGTGCGGCCCAGCGACTTGATTCAGGCTTTTAACGAAGTACGCCCTCACATAGTCCATTTCAGCGGGCACGGTAGCCGTACTGCTGAACTTGCCCTCAAGAGCGATGATGGGACGACTAAGCCTGTAACTGCCGCAGCACTTGTGAGTCTTTTCAGAAGCGCGGGTAGCAGTGTACAACTGGTCGTCCTCAACGCCTGCCACTCCGACGCGCAAGCACACGCCCTAAGTCGAGAAGTCGAATGCACCATTGGAATGAACGCCGAAATTGGGGACAATGCAGCGATAGCATTCGCTTCACGCTTTTATGGCTCTCTGGCATTTGGCCTTTCCGTCGGGCAAGCTTTCGAGCAGGGCAAAACGGAACTGATGCTAGAAGGAATTCCCGAGGAGGATACGCCTGTTCTCCTATGCCGCCCTGACGCAACTCCTCACACGATTGCTTTCGTCAACCGAGTTCCGGTTAATCCGCTGCTACCGCCTTTGGCCTGGGAGATTCTTCAGCATGCGATAGACGGCAATGGCCCAGTCCAATTGAGCGAGTACGATGGTGGCGTTGTGGCCATGGCAGCTGGGACGCCGTTTGATAGCGGTTTCGACACCCAACAAGCCGCGCTGATCCGCGACTCGATCCGTCTCCTCTTGCAATGCCGCTGGCTTGAACGATCCGATCGCGAGCTTTTGCATGTTACGGCAGAGGGCTTCGAGGCGATTCGTAAACGCGCAGGTGCCCAAAGCCCAAGCTTCCTCAAAATCAAAGAGCAGATGCCCGCGCTTTTTGCAGAGATGAAGAAAGACCTGGAGAGCAAAGAAGGCAAGTTCGTGCGAGAGTTTTTCGTCATGAGCCGCCGCCACGCCCTCGGCGGCTCAGATAAGCCTCGATTTGTCTACTACGAAGAGGATCATTCCAACCTCCGCGGCCAGATTGACATCTTGGAAAACCAAGGCTACCTGACCGACGTGACCCCGAAAAATGTACCTATTTACCGCATGAGCGAAGAGCTTGTGAGGCTGGTACTTAAATTTGGATAA
- a CDS encoding TIGR03067 domain-containing protein has protein sequence MNRLCFCVLAALFTTCVSLGEEQPKAVKDELKLLEGEWKVVKAESGGKAVKSKSVVVYTADGKSSISDPNSGLPPLKTTIALDPTKKPKWIDVTNARGRTDKGIYELNGDQMKAVFRAGGDRPTEFKTEAEGEVMYTYERVKPK, from the coding sequence ATGAACCGGCTTTGTTTCTGCGTGCTCGCGGCGCTCTTCACCACCTGCGTTTCCTTGGGCGAAGAGCAGCCGAAGGCCGTGAAGGACGAACTCAAATTGCTGGAAGGTGAGTGGAAGGTCGTCAAAGCCGAGAGCGGCGGAAAGGCGGTCAAATCGAAGTCGGTTGTCGTGTACACCGCGGACGGGAAGTCCTCCATTTCGGACCCCAACTCGGGGCTGCCGCCGCTGAAGACAACGATCGCGCTCGACCCAACGAAGAAGCCGAAATGGATCGACGTGACGAACGCCCGGGGCCGCACCGATAAGGGCATTTATGAGTTGAACGGCGATCAGATGAAGGCCGTGTTCCGTGCCGGCGGGGACCGACCGACGGAGTTCAAAACGGAAGCCGAGGGCGAGGTGATGTACACTTACGAGCGGGTCAAACCCAAGTGA